The following are encoded in a window of Sinorhizobium sojae CCBAU 05684 genomic DNA:
- a CDS encoding RluA family pseudouridine synthase, producing MAGIEHRQVDSDEAGMRLDRWFKVHFPGLGFGPLQKLLRSGQIRVDGARAKSDTRVQPGQTIRIPPLGVDPKESKSGPIAGRDLRNSSDAELLSRMVLHEDAKVIVLNKPAGLAVQGGSGVNRHIDKMLEAWTNQKGEKPRLVHRLDRDTSGVLVIARTRGAAQQLTAAFRERDTKKTYWSLVKGVPRKREDRISTWLVKEQTPDGDRMRIAKHGEEGADHAISYYRIVEQAGQNLAWLEMEPYTGRTHQLRVHAAHIGHPIIGDPKYFEADINWAFPGGIQNRLHLHARHIDIPHPNGGRLKVTAPLPPHMVQSWNLLGFDENTAREED from the coding sequence ATGGCAGGCATTGAACACAGGCAGGTGGACAGCGACGAGGCGGGCATGCGCCTTGACCGTTGGTTCAAGGTACACTTCCCGGGGCTGGGCTTCGGGCCGCTGCAGAAGCTCCTGCGCTCCGGCCAGATTCGCGTCGACGGCGCACGTGCTAAATCCGACACGCGCGTCCAGCCGGGACAGACGATCCGCATTCCTCCGCTCGGCGTCGATCCCAAGGAAAGCAAATCCGGACCGATTGCCGGCCGCGACCTGCGCAACTCCTCCGACGCCGAACTGCTGTCACGCATGGTGCTGCATGAGGACGCCAAGGTGATCGTTCTCAACAAGCCTGCGGGGCTGGCGGTCCAGGGCGGCTCAGGGGTCAATCGCCACATCGACAAGATGCTCGAGGCCTGGACGAACCAGAAAGGCGAAAAGCCGCGGCTCGTGCATCGGCTCGACCGCGACACCTCCGGCGTGCTCGTCATCGCCCGCACGCGCGGCGCCGCACAGCAACTGACCGCCGCCTTCCGCGAACGCGATACGAAGAAGACCTACTGGTCGCTCGTCAAGGGCGTTCCGCGCAAACGCGAGGATCGGATTTCCACTTGGCTCGTCAAGGAGCAGACGCCCGACGGCGATCGCATGCGGATCGCCAAGCACGGCGAAGAAGGCGCCGACCACGCGATCTCCTATTATCGGATCGTCGAACAGGCGGGCCAGAACCTCGCGTGGTTGGAGATGGAACCCTATACCGGTCGCACGCATCAGCTGCGCGTGCACGCCGCCCATATCGGCCATCCGATCATCGGCGATCCGAAATATTTCGAAGCCGACATAAACTGGGCCTTCCCCGGCGGCATTCAGAACCGGCTGCACTTGCATGCCCGACATATCGACATTCCGCATCCGAACGGTGGCCGGCTCAAGGTCACCGCGCCGCTGCCGCCGCACATGGTGCAGAGTTGGAACCTTCTTGGCTTCGACGAGAATACCGCCCGCGAGGAGGATTGA
- the rpsM gene encoding 30S ribosomal protein S13 — protein MARIAGVNIPTAKRVVIALTYIHGIGPKFAREIIEKVGIPAERRVHQLTDAEVLQIREAIDRDYQVEGDLRRETAMNIKRLMDLGCYRGLRHRRGLPVRGQRTHTNARTRKGPAKAIAGKKK, from the coding sequence AGCGCGTCGTCATCGCGCTGACCTATATCCACGGGATCGGCCCGAAATTCGCGCGGGAAATCATCGAGAAGGTCGGTATTCCGGCTGAGCGTCGTGTGCACCAGCTGACGGACGCAGAAGTCCTTCAGATCCGTGAAGCGATCGACCGCGACTACCAGGTCGAAGGTGACCTGCGCCGCGAGACGGCGATGAACATCAAGCGTCTGATGGACCTCGGCTGCTACCGCGGCCTGCGTCATCGTCGCGGCCTGCCGGTGCGTGGTCAGCGTACCCACACCAATGCCCGCACCCGCAAAGGTCCGGCAAAGGCGATCGCCGGCAAGAAGAAGTAA
- the rplQ gene encoding 50S ribosomal protein L17 yields MRHAKAGRKLNRTASHRKAMFANMAASLIEHEQIVTTLPKAKEIRPIVEKLVTLGKRGDLHARRQAISQIRDVAVVSKLFDAIASRYATRNGGYLRIMKAGFRHGDNAPLAVIEFVDRDVDAKGAKDRARVAEAEEAEAA; encoded by the coding sequence ATGCGCCACGCTAAAGCCGGTCGCAAGCTGAACAGAACCGCCAGCCACCGAAAGGCGATGTTTGCCAACATGGCAGCTTCGCTGATCGAACACGAACAGATCGTGACGACCCTGCCGAAGGCAAAGGAAATCCGTCCGATCGTCGAAAAGCTCGTCACGCTCGGAAAGCGCGGCGACCTGCATGCTCGCCGCCAGGCGATCTCGCAGATTCGCGACGTTGCCGTGGTCTCGAAGCTGTTCGACGCGATTGCATCGCGCTACGCCACCCGCAACGGTGGCTATCTGCGCATCATGAAGGCTGGATTCCGCCACGGCGACAATGCGCCGCTCGCTGTCATCGAATTCGTCGATCGCGACGTCGACGCCAAGGGCGCAAAGGATCGCGCTCGCGTCGCCGAAGCGGAAGAAGCCGAAGCAGCCTGA
- the msrP gene encoding protein-methionine-sulfoxide reductase catalytic subunit MsrP: protein MSYYRPPRIAASEITPERFFLGRRTFLAAAAGSLALGTRAADAAALEAVSSSYKVDEALTPEEDVTSYNNFYEFGTGKADPAARSGGFKPTPWTVKVDGLVGKPREFGLQELLRFPLEERVYRMRCVEAWSMVIPWIGFPLASLLDKVEPLGSAKYVAFETVVRPEEMPGQSGLFQPLPWPYREGLRLDEARHPLTILAVGLYGKTLPNQNGAPIRLVVPWKYGFKGIKSIVRISLTETTPPCTWNLAAPNEYGFYANVNPAVDHPRWSQATENRIGEGGFFGSNRRDTLPFNGYADEVASLYTGMDLTVHF, encoded by the coding sequence ATGTCCTATTACCGCCCACCGCGGATCGCCGCCTCCGAGATCACACCGGAACGCTTTTTCCTCGGTCGGCGCACCTTCCTCGCGGCCGCCGCCGGTAGCCTGGCGCTCGGCACGCGGGCCGCGGATGCAGCGGCGCTGGAGGCGGTCTCAAGCTCCTATAAGGTGGACGAGGCCCTGACGCCGGAAGAGGACGTCACGAGCTACAACAACTTCTACGAATTCGGCACGGGCAAGGCCGATCCCGCCGCCCGGTCGGGCGGGTTCAAACCCACGCCGTGGACGGTCAAGGTCGATGGCCTCGTCGGGAAGCCGCGAGAGTTCGGTCTCCAGGAACTTCTCCGCTTCCCGCTCGAGGAGCGTGTCTACCGCATGCGCTGCGTCGAGGCGTGGTCGATGGTGATCCCCTGGATCGGCTTTCCGCTGGCCTCGCTCCTGGACAAAGTAGAGCCGCTTGGCAGCGCCAAATATGTCGCCTTCGAAACCGTCGTTCGGCCGGAGGAAATGCCAGGTCAATCCGGCCTGTTCCAGCCCCTGCCCTGGCCCTATCGCGAGGGCCTTCGGCTCGACGAAGCCCGACACCCGCTGACGATCCTTGCCGTCGGTCTCTATGGCAAGACCTTGCCGAACCAGAATGGCGCTCCGATCCGTCTGGTCGTGCCGTGGAAATACGGCTTCAAGGGTATCAAATCGATCGTCCGCATCTCGCTCACCGAAACCACGCCTCCCTGCACCTGGAACCTCGCGGCACCGAACGAATACGGCTTCTACGCCAATGTGAATCCGGCCGTCGACCACCCCCGCTGGAGCCAGGCCACGGAGAACCGCATCGGCGAAGGCGGCTTTTTCGGCTCCAACCGCCGCGATACGCTCCCCTTCAACGGCTACGCCGACGAGGTCGCGAGCCTCTATACCGGCATGGACCTGACGGTGCATTTCTGA
- a CDS encoding DegQ family serine endoprotease gives MIFGGRVLSSLVLAIAMSSSAGAQDAKVVPQSRVEMQLSFAPLVKQTANAVVNVYAERVVERRSIFSGDPFFEEFFGQRMPNRSEKQSSLGSGVIVGRNGVVVTNNHVIEGADDIKVALVDGREFPCKIVLKDDRLDLAVLKIQAGGPFDIVPIGDSDAVEVGDLVLAMGNPFGVGQTVTSGIVSALARNQISNGDFGFFIQTDAAINPGNSGGALINMNGELIGINTAIFSRGGGSNGVGFAIPANLVKVFVASAEGGGGSFIRPFVGASFEPVTSDIAEALGLHRARGALVTAVFPNGPAAHAGLKPGQVVTAINGIAVEHPDALGYRLTTVGIGHEARVTISENGKAYDITMKLERAPETEPRDERLIEGRNPFAGAIVANLSPRLAEELRMPTSSQGVVVAAVNRGSPAARIGLEPKDIVRSVNGVTIDSSKTLESVVAEEASFWRVEIERNGQIIRQFFR, from the coding sequence ATGATATTTGGCGGTCGGGTTCTGTCGTCTCTTGTCCTTGCTATCGCCATGTCGAGCTCCGCCGGAGCGCAGGATGCCAAGGTCGTTCCCCAATCCCGCGTCGAAATGCAACTCTCCTTCGCGCCCCTGGTCAAACAGACAGCGAATGCCGTGGTCAACGTTTACGCCGAGCGGGTCGTCGAGCGGCGCTCGATATTTTCCGGAGATCCCTTCTTCGAGGAATTCTTCGGCCAGCGCATGCCGAATCGCAGCGAGAAGCAATCGTCGCTCGGATCGGGCGTGATCGTCGGCCGCAACGGCGTCGTCGTGACCAACAACCACGTCATCGAAGGCGCTGACGACATCAAGGTGGCACTTGTGGATGGACGCGAATTTCCCTGCAAGATCGTGCTCAAGGACGACCGCCTCGATCTTGCGGTATTGAAGATTCAGGCGGGCGGCCCGTTCGATATCGTTCCGATCGGCGACTCGGATGCGGTCGAGGTGGGTGACCTGGTCCTGGCGATGGGGAATCCGTTCGGGGTCGGGCAGACGGTGACGAGCGGCATCGTATCCGCGCTCGCCCGCAATCAGATTTCCAATGGCGATTTCGGCTTCTTCATCCAGACCGATGCGGCCATCAACCCCGGAAACTCGGGCGGCGCCCTGATCAACATGAACGGCGAGCTGATCGGTATCAACACGGCCATCTTCTCGCGCGGTGGCGGCTCCAATGGTGTCGGCTTTGCGATTCCCGCCAATCTGGTCAAGGTCTTCGTCGCCTCGGCGGAAGGTGGGGGCGGTTCCTTCATCCGTCCCTTCGTCGGTGCGAGCTTCGAGCCGGTCACTTCGGATATCGCGGAAGCGCTCGGGCTCCATCGTGCCCGCGGCGCGCTGGTCACGGCGGTGTTCCCCAATGGTCCGGCCGCACATGCCGGCCTGAAGCCCGGCCAGGTCGTGACGGCGATCAACGGTATCGCCGTCGAACATCCCGATGCTCTCGGCTACCGCCTGACGACCGTCGGCATCGGCCATGAGGCGCGCGTGACGATTTCGGAAAATGGGAAGGCGTACGACATCACCATGAAGCTGGAGCGGGCGCCGGAAACCGAGCCGCGTGACGAAAGGCTGATCGAGGGCAGGAATCCTTTCGCCGGCGCGATCGTGGCCAATCTGTCGCCGCGGCTGGCGGAGGAACTGCGCATGCCGACCTCCTCGCAGGGTGTCGTCGTCGCGGCGGTCAATCGCGGTTCGCCGGCGGCGCGGATCGGGCTCGAGCCGAAGGACATCGTGCGATCCGTGAATGGCGTGACCATCGACAGTTCGAAGACGCTGGAGAGCGTCGTTGCCGAAGAAGCCTCTTTCTGGCGCGTCGAGATCGAGCGCAACGGCCAGATCATTCGTCAGTTTTTCCGATGA
- a CDS encoding HAD-IA family hydrolase — translation MKLVLFDCDGTLVDSAGLIHEVMGRTFEAFDLPRPQAEATRGVIGLTLDTAIARLMEQSRIDSRIAAMTTHYKAIFTSVRSEGHLQEALFPGIADMVQSLAGRDGLLIGAVTGKSRRGLSHIAEAHGFDKLFFVSRTADDCPSKPHPAMVMECCAEAGVDPKNTIVIGDAIYDMQMAKAAGAGALGVSWGYASVPALIEAGADHIAHVPPDIIEWMEASHA, via the coding sequence ATGAAACTCGTCCTTTTCGATTGCGACGGAACGCTGGTCGACAGCGCCGGTCTGATCCATGAAGTGATGGGCCGCACCTTCGAGGCCTTCGATCTTCCGCGTCCGCAGGCTGAGGCGACGCGCGGGGTCATCGGCCTGACGCTCGACACCGCGATCGCCCGTCTCATGGAGCAGAGCCGGATCGACAGCCGCATCGCGGCGATGACGACGCACTACAAAGCGATCTTCACTTCGGTGCGCAGCGAAGGACACCTTCAGGAAGCGCTGTTTCCGGGCATTGCCGACATGGTGCAAAGCTTGGCAGGCCGCGACGGGCTGTTGATCGGCGCCGTCACCGGAAAATCGAGGCGCGGGCTTAGCCACATCGCCGAAGCGCACGGTTTCGACAAGCTCTTCTTCGTCTCTCGCACTGCCGACGACTGCCCTTCGAAACCGCACCCGGCCATGGTGATGGAGTGCTGCGCGGAAGCGGGCGTCGACCCGAAGAACACCATCGTCATCGGCGATGCGATCTATGATATGCAGATGGCCAAGGCGGCCGGCGCCGGCGCCCTCGGGGTATCCTGGGGCTATGCCAGCGTGCCGGCGCTGATCGAGGCCGGCGCCGACCACATCGCCCATGTACCGCCGGATATTATCGAATGGATGGAGGCAAGCCATGCCTGA
- a CDS encoding replication-associated recombination protein A, with protein sequence MSDLFSPQEPPDMASARPLADRLRPKTLAEVTGQEHLTGADGTLTRMIASGSLGSMIFWGPPGTGKTTVARLLSGEAGLAFEQISAIFSGVADLKKVFESARARRMSGRQTLLFVDEIHRFNRAQQDSFLPVIEDGTVILVGATTENPSFELNAALLSRARVLTFKPHAEASLEELLTRAEAAENRPLPLDADARASLIRMADGDGRAVLTLAEEVWRAARKGEIFDAAALQDIVQRRAPVYDKSQDGHYNLISALHKSVRGSDPDAALYYLCRMLDAGEDPLYLGRRLVRMAVEDIGLADPQALMICNAAKDAYDYLGSPEGELALAQACVYLATAPKSNAVYTAYKAAMRAAKENGSLLPPKHILNAPTKLMKGEGYGEGYRYDHDEPDAFSGQDYFPEKMGRRTFYDPPERGFERELRKRIDWWTKLRRERSS encoded by the coding sequence ATGAGCGATCTCTTTTCCCCACAGGAACCACCGGACATGGCCTCGGCAAGACCGCTTGCCGATCGGCTGAGGCCGAAGACGCTAGCCGAAGTCACCGGACAGGAGCACCTGACCGGCGCCGACGGTACGCTCACGCGGATGATCGCCTCCGGCTCGCTCGGCTCGATGATTTTCTGGGGCCCGCCCGGCACGGGCAAGACGACGGTGGCGCGCCTGCTCTCAGGCGAGGCGGGGCTCGCCTTCGAGCAGATCTCGGCGATCTTCTCCGGCGTGGCCGATTTGAAGAAGGTTTTCGAATCGGCCCGGGCCCGGCGCATGTCCGGGCGCCAGACGCTGCTGTTCGTCGACGAGATCCATCGCTTCAACCGTGCCCAGCAGGACAGCTTCCTGCCGGTCATAGAAGATGGGACGGTTATTCTCGTCGGCGCCACCACGGAGAACCCGTCCTTCGAGCTCAACGCCGCGCTTTTGTCGCGCGCGCGGGTGCTGACCTTCAAGCCGCATGCCGAGGCGAGCCTGGAGGAATTGCTGACTCGCGCGGAGGCGGCCGAAAACAGGCCGTTGCCGCTCGACGCGGACGCGCGCGCAAGCCTGATCCGCATGGCCGACGGCGACGGCCGGGCCGTGCTCACCCTGGCCGAGGAGGTCTGGCGAGCAGCCCGCAAGGGCGAGATCTTCGATGCCGCGGCACTCCAGGACATCGTCCAGCGGCGCGCTCCCGTCTACGACAAGAGCCAGGACGGCCACTACAATCTGATCTCGGCGCTGCATAAGTCCGTGCGCGGCTCCGATCCGGATGCCGCACTCTATTATCTCTGCCGCATGCTCGATGCCGGCGAGGATCCGCTTTATCTCGGCCGTCGACTTGTGCGCATGGCGGTCGAGGATATCGGCCTTGCCGACCCGCAGGCATTGATGATCTGCAATGCGGCCAAGGACGCCTATGATTACCTCGGCTCGCCGGAGGGGGAATTGGCGCTGGCGCAGGCTTGCGTCTATCTCGCGACCGCGCCGAAGTCGAATGCCGTCTATACCGCCTACAAGGCGGCGATGCGGGCGGCGAAGGAAAACGGTTCGCTGCTGCCGCCGAAACATATCCTCAATGCCCCGACGAAGCTCATGAAGGGGGAGGGTTACGGCGAGGGCTACCGCTACGATCACGACGAACCGGACGCCTTTTCCGGGCAGGACTATTTCCCGGAAAAAATGGGACGAAGGACATTTTACGATCCGCCGGAACGCGGTTTCGAGCGTGAGCTTCGCAAGCGGATCGACTGGTGGACGAAGCTCCGGCGCGAGCGGAGCTCCTGA
- the sugE gene encoding quaternary ammonium compound efflux SMR transporter SugE encodes MAWFTLLLAGLLEIGWAVGLKYTNGFTRLTPSLLSAGAMILSVLLLGHAVRSLPLGTAYAVWTGIGTIGSVVLGILLFAEPVSAMRLGCVGLIVAGVAGLKIIG; translated from the coding sequence ATGGCCTGGTTCACGCTGCTTCTCGCCGGACTTCTCGAAATCGGATGGGCTGTCGGCCTCAAATATACGAATGGGTTCACACGGCTGACGCCAAGCCTGCTGAGCGCAGGGGCGATGATCCTGAGCGTACTGTTGCTCGGCCATGCCGTGCGCTCGCTACCGCTCGGCACGGCCTATGCTGTATGGACCGGCATAGGCACGATCGGCTCGGTCGTGCTCGGCATACTGCTGTTTGCCGAGCCGGTCAGCGCCATGCGCCTCGGCTGTGTTGGCCTGATCGTGGCCGGTGTCGCCGGGCTTAAGATCATCGGATGA
- a CDS encoding DUF1883 domain-containing protein, whose product MAKQALNFTHYDLNTQRAGTRIEITLSAVANVRLMTDVNFTRFKETLKHQFFGGVARKSPLRMTIPETAHWHLVIDTEGLHGLAESSVRVLETAGQPRIQPAR is encoded by the coding sequence ATGGCGAAGCAAGCTTTGAACTTTACCCATTACGACCTGAACACCCAAAGGGCCGGTACGCGCATCGAGATCACGCTCTCTGCAGTCGCCAATGTTCGCCTGATGACCGACGTCAACTTCACGCGTTTCAAGGAAACGCTGAAGCACCAGTTTTTCGGCGGTGTCGCGCGGAAGTCGCCGCTCAGGATGACCATCCCCGAGACGGCGCATTGGCATCTGGTCATCGATACGGAAGGCCTTCACGGCCTTGCCGAATCGAGCGTGCGCGTCCTTGAAACGGCCGGCCAGCCGCGCATCCAGCCGGCCCGTTGA
- a CDS encoding DNA-directed RNA polymerase subunit alpha produces the protein MIQKNWQELIKPNKVEFTSSGRTKVALVAEPLERGFGLTLGNALRRVLLSSLRGAAVTAVQIDGVLHEFSSIPGVREDVTDIVLNIKEIAIKMDGDDAKRMVVRKQGPGVVTAGDIQTVGDIEILNPNHVICTLDEGAEIRMEFTVNNGKGYVPADRNRSEDAPIGLIPVDSLYSPVKKVSYKVENTREGQVLDYDKLTMSIETDGSVTGEDAIAFAARILQDQLSVFVNFEEPQKEAEEEAVTELAFNPALLKKVDELELSVRSANCLKNDNIVYIGDLIQKTEAEMLRTPNFGRKSLNEIKEVLASMGLHLGMEVPSWPPENIEDLAKRYEDQY, from the coding sequence ATGATCCAGAAAAATTGGCAGGAATTGATCAAGCCGAACAAGGTAGAGTTCACCTCTTCCGGCCGCACCAAGGTGGCGTTGGTTGCGGAACCGCTCGAACGCGGCTTCGGTCTGACGCTCGGCAATGCGCTTCGCCGCGTGCTTCTTTCGTCGCTGCGCGGTGCTGCCGTGACGGCAGTGCAGATCGACGGCGTGTTGCACGAGTTCTCCTCGATCCCGGGTGTACGGGAAGATGTGACGGACATCGTGCTCAACATCAAGGAAATCGCCATCAAGATGGATGGCGACGACGCAAAGCGCATGGTCGTGCGCAAGCAGGGTCCTGGCGTTGTAACCGCCGGTGATATCCAGACGGTTGGCGACATCGAGATCCTCAACCCGAACCACGTGATCTGCACCCTCGACGAGGGCGCGGAAATCCGCATGGAATTCACCGTCAACAACGGCAAAGGCTATGTGCCGGCAGACCGCAACCGTTCCGAAGACGCTCCGATCGGTCTCATCCCGGTCGACAGTCTGTATTCGCCGGTCAAGAAGGTCTCCTACAAGGTCGAGAACACCCGTGAAGGCCAGGTCCTCGACTACGACAAGCTGACCATGTCGATCGAGACCGACGGCTCCGTCACGGGCGAAGACGCGATCGCCTTTGCGGCCCGCATTCTTCAGGACCAGCTCTCGGTCTTCGTCAATTTCGAAGAGCCGCAGAAGGAAGCCGAGGAAGAGGCCGTCACCGAACTCGCCTTCAACCCGGCGCTGCTCAAGAAGGTCGACGAACTGGAGCTTTCCGTCCGTTCGGCCAACTGCCTGAAGAACGACAACATCGTCTATATCGGCGACCTCATTCAGAAGACGGAAGCAGAGATGCTCCGTACGCCGAATTTTGGTCGCAAGTCGCTCAACGAGATCAAGGAAGTTCTCGCTTCCATGGGCCTGCATCTCGGCATGGAAGTGCCGTCCTGGCCGCCGGAGAACATCGAAGATCTCGCCAAGCGCTACGAAGACCAATACTAG
- the fghA gene encoding S-formylglutathione hydrolase has product MKIVSQNTAFGGMQGVFAHDSKACKGEMTFAVYVPPQAVNEPRPVLWYLSGLTCTHANVMEKGEYRRMASELGLIVVCPDTSPRGADVADELTNWQMGKGAGFYLDATEMPWAEHYQMYTYITEELPALVGEHFRIDPSRQGIFGHSMGGHGAMTIALKNPDRFKSCSAFAPIVAPSSADWSVGAFEKYLGSDKAVWRKYDACALVEDGARFPEFLIDQGKADSFLENGLRPWLFEAAVEGTGIGLTLRMHERYDHSYYFISTFMDDHLKWHAERLG; this is encoded by the coding sequence ATGAAAATCGTCTCACAGAACACTGCTTTCGGCGGCATGCAGGGCGTGTTCGCCCATGATTCCAAAGCCTGCAAGGGCGAAATGACCTTCGCCGTCTATGTGCCGCCGCAGGCGGTCAACGAACCCCGCCCGGTGCTCTGGTATCTCTCCGGCCTCACCTGCACCCATGCAAACGTCATGGAAAAGGGTGAGTATCGCCGGATGGCTTCGGAACTCGGCCTCATCGTCGTTTGCCCGGACACGAGCCCGCGCGGCGCCGATGTGGCGGACGAGCTTACAAACTGGCAGATGGGCAAGGGCGCAGGCTTCTACCTCGACGCAACGGAAATGCCCTGGGCCGAACACTACCAGATGTACACTTACATCACCGAGGAACTGCCCGCCCTTGTCGGCGAGCATTTCCGCATCGACCCGAGCCGCCAAGGCATATTCGGGCACTCGATGGGCGGCCATGGCGCCATGACTATCGCACTGAAGAATCCTGACCGGTTCAAGAGCTGCTCCGCCTTCGCGCCGATCGTCGCGCCCTCTTCGGCCGACTGGTCGGTCGGCGCTTTCGAAAAATATCTCGGATCCGACAAGGCCGTCTGGCGGAAATACGACGCCTGCGCCCTCGTCGAAGACGGCGCGCGTTTCCCGGAATTCCTGATCGATCAGGGCAAGGCCGACAGCTTCCTGGAAAACGGACTGCGTCCGTGGCTGTTCGAAGCGGCGGTCGAGGGCACCGGCATCGGGCTGACGCTCCGCATGCACGAGCGCTACGACCATTCCTATTACTTCATCTCAACCTTCATGGACGATCACCTGAAGTGGCACGCGGAGCGACTCGGCTGA
- a CDS encoding ATP12 family chaperone protein produces the protein MPDIRDELQSALTHEDPVRRAQIQMHKPLAKRFYVKVSVAAADGGHAVLLDGRTVRTPARQPLAVPTRKLAELLAAEWDAQGEVINPAAMPLTRLVNTAIDGVALDQRAVFDDILRFAGSDLLCYRADSPEGLVRRQNDSWNPVLDWAAQSLGARFILAEGVIHQEQPPEAISAFSVGLRAFATPLGLACLHTITALTGSALLALAFASGRLSAQDAWAAAHVDEDWQIEHWGTDEEAFQRRENRWQEMRAAAAALDALK, from the coding sequence ATGCCTGATATACGCGACGAATTGCAAAGCGCCCTCACCCATGAGGACCCGGTGCGTCGCGCCCAGATCCAGATGCACAAGCCTCTGGCAAAACGTTTCTACGTGAAGGTCAGCGTCGCCGCAGCGGATGGCGGCCATGCGGTGCTTCTGGACGGAAGGACTGTGCGGACGCCGGCCAGGCAGCCATTGGCGGTACCGACGCGCAAGCTAGCGGAGCTTCTGGCGGCCGAATGGGATGCGCAAGGCGAGGTCATCAATCCGGCCGCCATGCCGCTGACCCGCCTGGTCAACACGGCGATCGACGGCGTGGCGCTCGACCAGCGCGCGGTCTTCGATGACATTCTGCGCTTCGCCGGCAGCGATCTCCTCTGCTACCGCGCCGACAGTCCCGAAGGGCTGGTGCGGCGGCAGAATGATAGTTGGAACCCCGTGCTCGACTGGGCCGCCCAATCGCTCGGCGCCCGCTTCATCCTGGCAGAAGGCGTGATCCATCAGGAGCAGCCGCCGGAGGCGATCTCTGCATTTTCCGTGGGACTGCGCGCCTTCGCGACCCCGCTCGGCCTCGCCTGCCTGCACACGATCACCGCTTTGACCGGATCCGCATTGCTGGCGCTTGCCTTTGCAAGCGGCCGTCTGTCGGCGCAGGACGCCTGGGCGGCCGCCCATGTCGACGAGGATTGGCAGATCGAACATTGGGGCACCGACGAGGAGGCCTTTCAACGGCGTGAGAACCGCTGGCAGGAGATGCGGGCCGCCGCCGCCGCGCTCGATGCCTTGAAGTAG
- the msrQ gene encoding protein-methionine-sulfoxide reductase heme-binding subunit MsrQ encodes MASFLPALPKRLHGPSVWALYAIGFVPAASAFYLGATGQLPGNAVKEFEHLLGLWALRFLVATLAITPVRDLFGLNWLRYRRALGLLAFYYVLMHFLAYMLLDQMLRFPSIVADIARRPFITIGMAAFLLLIPLALTSNNWSIRKLGQRWNKLHRLVYLIAAAGALHFAMSVKVVGPEQMLYIALVALLLAWRPIRTPFLRWRRQRSGVARPSPATEKAAG; translated from the coding sequence ATGGCCTCCTTCCTTCCCGCCCTGCCCAAGCGCCTGCACGGTCCGTCGGTCTGGGCACTTTATGCCATCGGCTTCGTCCCGGCGGCATCCGCCTTCTATCTCGGCGCCACCGGTCAACTGCCCGGAAACGCAGTCAAGGAATTCGAGCACCTGCTTGGCCTTTGGGCGCTGCGCTTTCTGGTGGCAACGCTCGCCATCACGCCAGTCCGCGATCTGTTCGGCCTGAACTGGCTGCGATACCGCCGCGCACTAGGCCTGCTCGCCTTCTATTACGTGCTGATGCACTTCCTCGCCTATATGCTGCTCGACCAGATGCTGCGATTTCCGTCGATCGTCGCCGACATTGCCCGCCGCCCCTTCATCACCATCGGCATGGCGGCCTTCCTGCTTCTCATTCCTCTCGCGCTGACGTCCAACAACTGGTCGATCCGCAAGCTCGGGCAGCGCTGGAACAAACTCCACCGGCTCGTCTATCTGATCGCCGCGGCGGGTGCCCTGCATTTCGCCATGTCGGTCAAGGTCGTAGGGCCGGAGCAGATGCTCTATATCGCCCTTGTCGCACTGCTTCTGGCATGGCGGCCAATCAGGACGCCCTTCCTGCGCTGGAGACGACAGCGCAGCGGCGTTGCAAGGCCGAGCCCAGCAACGGAAAAAGCGGCCGGGTGA
- the rpsK gene encoding 30S ribosomal protein S11: MAKEATRVRRRERKNITSGVAHVNSSFNNTMITITDAQGNAIAWSSAGAKGFKGSRKSTPFAAQIAAEDCAKKAQEHGMKSLEVEVCGPGSGRESALRALQAAGFMITSIRDVTPIPHNGCRPRKKRRV, from the coding sequence ATGGCCAAGGAAGCCACCCGCGTTCGCCGCCGCGAGCGCAAGAACATCACGTCTGGCGTCGCGCACGTCAATTCGTCGTTCAACAACACGATGATCACCATCACCGACGCGCAGGGCAATGCAATTGCCTGGTCGTCCGCCGGCGCCAAGGGCTTCAAGGGTTCGCGCAAGTCGACCCCGTTTGCGGCTCAGATCGCCGCTGAGGACTGCGCCAAGAAGGCCCAGGAACACGGCATGAAGTCGCTCGAAGTCGAAGTCTGCGGTCCGGGTTCGGGTCGTGAATCCGCGCTTCGCGCGCTGCAGGCGGCGGGCTTCATGATCACGTCGATCCGCGACGTGACACCGATCCCGCACAACGGCTGCCGTCCGCGCAAGAAGCGCCGCGTCTGA